TCAGGCCCCGGTGCCTTCTGGGGAGCCATCTGAAAAAGTGCTTTCTTAACCTAGTGCAAGGTTGCATGCACGGTGCTGTTGTTGGTCTGGCCCAGTAAGAAGGTGGGCGTGTCAGGCTGACGCCACTTTCACATCATTGATGTTTTTTTCATTTTATCTTCACATTTTAGCTTTATttttaatatttttatattttgaaaTATTATTAAAATATATGTATACATATATAAATATAATTTACATAAAaaattgaaaaatgttaatcatgcatttcaAAAGATAAATATGTACAcaaaatgttaatcatgtgtacGAAAAGTGCTTGTGACATTTACAAAATGTCACGCGTTTAAAAAAACATACCTAACATCTatgaaatgtttatacaatgtgaaCAAAATTATTTGTGTAAATCAAAAACAAATATTTCATACATTTAAAAAATGGTTCATGAGTTTCAAAATGTGTCTGAAACAATTTCAGAAAAAGTACATGCAATGTAAACAAAGTGTTTGCATAACAAAAAAAATGTTTAATAGCATTAAAAAATATATGTGGCATTTTAAGAAAAAATCCAATGGTTCAACCACAAAGTCCTTGAAATTTTAATAAAAATATTGTACAATGTAAAAAGGTTCCCATAGGCCAAAAAATGTTTATTtgcattacaaaaatgttcatggcATTTCAAGAAAATATTCACCGTTGTTGAAAAATGTCCATGAAATTTTTAGGAATATATATACTGTGTAAAAAGTGTCCATGTAGTTTAAAATAATGTTTATTTTAATTGTAAAACTATGACGTCtattttgaaaaaaacttatcttGTTTTCAAAAATTATTCTGAAATTTGTTTAAAAAAATGTATATCATGTCTTTGAAAAATGTCCAAAGTATAAAAAACTATATTTCACATGTGCGCTGAAAATGTAAATTGTGTACTGAGAAGTAGATATGTGTTGAAAAAAAAACAGACAAAGAAGTAAAAGAGCAAAGAAAACCGAAGAATACAAAGAAAACCTAGAAATAAAGAAAGTAAAAAACAGAAGTAATGCAAACAAAGAAAAATCTAAAGGTAACCAGTGAATACATAAATAGAAAACAAAGGCTAGCAAAAGGGAATAGAAAAACCAAAGAAACCagtaaaaacacaaaataaaatggtaaagaaaAAAACACAGAAAACTGGAGAGGAACGAGCGAACCCACAGCGATAAACAAGCGGCAATCGACTGCGCTAATGGGCTGTCCGAATTAGGTACGGGCGAGACATATCCTCGGCTCTCACATCTTGGCCCGGGGTACGGGCCTTGTTAACAAGTGTTTTCACATTTTCTACtgtgtaaaaaaagaaaaagaaaaagaaaaagaaaaagagagaatggccCATACAGGTCTCGAACCTGTGATCTTCGCGTTATTAGCACGACGCTCTAACCAGCTGAGCTAATAGGCCTCTTTAGTGGTGAAGTGTTCTTCCTTGTATATATTTCATTAATAGGCCCGTGCAGCACCTGTTCAGAACCCTGTGGTGAGAAGAAAAGAGCAAGCTGATATTATGAATCACAAGATGCAGCAATAAATCTTGGTCCGTGGCTATCTAAATTTCCATGTCACTATCAATGTTTGTGCGTATTCGTGGTTATTGGGGCCGTCTTGTCATTGTTACTGTGATGTGATGGGCACACAAATCATCTTGCAAGAGCTTCATAGTGATAAAGTCATACATATGCAAGCGGGTGAGTAACAGCAAGTATATATGCCTGCTCAAGGCGCATATTCAGACCCATTATTTCGATAATGCATCGATTTAAGCATTCCAAGAGAAAAAAAATCACTCTCAACTTCTGCGTCATAGGATCCATGCAGCCAAAATTTGTTTTTCATTATATGGAAAAAAGAACTATGTTTTCGCAGTATCCCTTCCTTCTCTATACTTTGATGGAAATATAACGTTGGCGTTCAAGACACCACATGAAATATCAGTCACCGGCTCACCGTTGGGTTCGTTCAGTCATCTCAAGTAATCAATCATTATCGCATCAATCTTTGGTTTGCGGCGTTTAAAATCCATGTACATATGCACGGGGCTAAAAGTTGTATATCGATCTGATGATTAGAACAAAAGTTTAAGAAGAGGATAAATTAAAACCGCTAGTGGAACCAGCTGAGCTAATAGGCCGCTCTTTCTGTTTTAATGTTGTCCACTCGGACGTGGagtttctacacccaggagcaaatgctcctggtgtgaacagaTAAATTCCAAAATactaaaattctaaaaaaatttgtGGCATAGTTTCACAAATAtttgttgtgcatgcaaaatttcattgcaaaatcacattggtggaaggcgtggtaaaaaaacaaaaccgatgctctgaaaatgttacttacaaaagcattttggagctctgattttgtttttttggcacgccttccaccaatgtgatttcgcgatgaaactttgcatgcacaacaaacatttgtgaaagtatgtcacaaaaaaatcagaattttttgaatattttttctattttttgattttactgttcacacaaggtgcatttgctcctgggtgtagaaagGTACTTTCCTATCCACTCTTTCTTTACAACCTCTAGTGTAACATGATCGATCAATACATGTGCAGTGCCAGCCCTCCAAATTTGAGAGGGTGCTAGATGACTAAGATGAATGAGCTTTGGCCAGAGATGAAGGGGTTAACCTAGTGTATTATGCCAGTTTTGGCCTAAATAGTGTTCAATAATAGACTTGAAATAGTCTAAAGAATAAATTTCGCTGTGGAGTCATACCCCTTTGGCCCTAACTAAGCTCCGCCACAATAAATGTTATATCGGCGAGCCTGGGTAAATGATTAGAAGAAAAAGGTAATAAGAGAATGAatcaaaagaaagaaaaaccatCAAGGGGTTCGAGCTAAGAGAAGAAGTCATCTTTGCTCGTTGAAGCAATCTGCAAAATGCGACAATAGATCTTGCTAGTTCCCATCTCGTTGTCCATGCTTGTAAGTAATCGTCGCTGTTGGTATCTTTTTCTGTCATTGTTTCTGACTTCTTGTGATGTGATGTGCGCGCGAATCATCCTGCAACAGCTACAAGATAATAAAGCCATATATGCAGGCGGGCGAATAGTGCTCAAGGAACATCTCTATCGACCCGTCATGTCTATGTATATCCCTATATACATGTGTTTCTTCTTGATTGTTCGAAACATCAAAAACTGGTTTTTGAATTTTCCCAAAAAAGGCTTCATGGAGGCCAAGCTCCAAAATCAATTTCCGTGCTCCTGTGAAAAAAATACTATGTTTTCATGACGCCCCTCAATATTCCTTCTCTAGATATATACCTGGATGGGAAATAACGGCCGACGTGCAGCACTCAAGGAGACATGTGAAATATCAGAGATTTTTATCCCCAGTACGTGCACAAAGTCATCATATGCGGCCAACTGTGCAAGCAAAATAATCAAGTCAAGAATTGCATAGCCCTAAATGGAGCTTTCCACTGGGGGCAAGAATTGGCACCACCCACTCAGTTTCCTTCTTACCTTTTTTTGCTTTGCTTTCATCCGCAAACTAACAAAAAGTGAGTTGATCTGTGATCTGTGTTAGAAATATTTAATGTGTGTTCAATAGTGCGCTTTGTCTGCTACTATACAACCTTTAGGTTTTGTGGTAGAATTTGGAGATGCTGCCGCGAGGTGTGTCCTATCTGGATgaccttttttttttacttttttttgttCGTCGATTTGATCGGCCTTAGTGCTTACCTTTGCTTAGCATCGTTTCAATAATTAATAATATAATTATGTGTATCATCTGATGCAGAGTCCGGTGGTAAATCCTCCTTTCTAATAGAAAAATATATTAACATATTTATTTCTATTTGACTGCACATGGCATGAAAAATCATAAATCTCTACAAGCGTACATAAATACAGTCATGTACATTTTGATTGGTTTTGCGGGTTTTTTTTCAAAAGCATGAAAATACAAATAAAACAGCAAGGCTAATGAGCCTGAGATATTGTGGCATTTATCAATACCCAAGCCTTGAATaatttatcggttatgatgcttttGGTTCGAAGGAATCATATAGAAATTTCAGAGGGTTTTATTTGTCAGAAATCTTTTCTATGGGACTTCCTTGATATTGTAGGTATGGAACCATAAAATATTCATATGGCCTCCTTTCCATGAATTTGGAAGATAATTTCTGTTGAATCAAACCTTGTGGTTCCTTGGTTCAGTGACAACTTTGCTTGCACCTATTGCTTAAGGAGATTCTTGTAATTTTCTCACGGATCAACAACACAACATTTCTATAGCTATATTATATGTTCTATATTTTGAATTCTCATAGGATTTAATACATCATGACATAAAGTTCCTACGTTGATATTTCTTGTTTATGTGCTTTTGAAAATCCGCAAACGAAAGAGGCCACGATTATTCAAAAATAGTGGAAGTGTGACAGTTATTGAAATAACAATGGAATAGAGATGAAAATGGTTGTAAAATTCCTCTTCCTCATGTAAtaccgaaaaagaaaaaaaaagctgcCAGACTATTCTAGATCAAGGGGCACTGAGACTTTTGGCGACCTTAGGCTAAGAGGAAAACCTTTTTTGCCTCAGTAATATCAAAAAGGCAAGGGTCATCAACCAATGTATGGAATATAGTTACTTTTTTACGAAGATTTTAAAAATTGTTAGTTCAAAATTAACTCAATGCTTACTAAAAAATCACTAGTTAATACCATTATTTCCAACATCGTCAAGATCCTTCCTCTCCTGTAATAACACAAATTGTAATTACAGATTAGcacaaataataataattaaaaagtaTGAATCAATTCCAACAACAAATGGATATTGGCTCTAGTTCCTTATTGTAAGAAAGAAGCTAGATAGAGACAAAGAGAATCAAATGATGGGAGGACCCTATCCTTATTCCTCTTCCCTATACGGCGATCCATCGGTCGCCCGCGTCCATCCTTTTGCCAAAGTATGTGTGTACGTAAAGCATCTCTCATCTCATCTCTCCTTCCTCCTGCTCGCTTGCCCTCTCTGCCTCACCATTGTTCCTCGAACCATCAACCAAGAACCACAAGAAGCTCCTAGCCAATGAAAGCCTGATCTGCATCACTACTGAATTTTATTTGTCGTTTTAAGCGAGGACATGTTAATTATGTAATTATTGCATGAATATGGAAAAGGGTCTCATAATGCGATCATCGGTACCACTGACGTGGAGCACCGGAGGCCCTACAGAAAATATCAGTGATATTTAGTGTATTTCCACGTAAGAAACTAGTCGATTATATAGTTCACTTCTATAACAAACAAGTCAACAAGTGCATAGTTGTAGCTAGTTCGAGCGTTCCACCGGCGGGTGACAAGGACATATTGCCAGCACCCACTCGGTTCCTTCTCACCTCTATGTGTTTTGCTTTCTTTTTTATGTAGATACACGTAACGAATGGGACATGCATGGGCATGTGCATGTTTTTATGGAAGATTCAAAAACTGTATTCTCAAGCCAGAAATATAGACCATTAGGTTCAGCTCTGCTAAACAATGGGTTCGGTTCTTTGCTTAGTCTTAAGCTACTGTGATGTTATAAGGGATATAGCAAATTTCATTGGGTTCACTTGAACCCAATGATAATGAGTTGGCTCCGGCTGTGGGAGAGAAGAGAAAGGGTGCGCCGACAAGGAAATGGTGGGCTCAGTGAGGAGAAATGGGCATCAGGAGGGACCTTTGGAGGCATCGGTGCGGTGAGGAGAATAAATGGGGGGCCGTCAAGATGAGAAGTTGATGAAGGGAAGAGATATGATGCTTGCTGCTATATTTGTTGCCACTGTACTTGCTTCTAGGTGTTGTTTCTATTGGATTTTCTTGCTGCGAGCTGCCTCATGGAATTGAATGATAGTTTTCGGAGCATGATGAATGGTAGAGCAACAGATTGCGGGCGCCAACTCAATATGCTTCTGCTTCCGTGAAACCAAAAACTGTTGTGGTTATAGCTGTTAGAAATCATAGTTTTTTTAGTTGGGTTAGAAGTCATAGTCGAATTGGTAGTTATATCCCCCGCAAACAAGAAAAGAATTGGTAGTTCTATGatattatcaaaaatataagagagaatTTGGACGCTCCGATGGAGATGGAAATGACTAAGAAGTGGAATCTTTTTACATGATAAACCATacggagatactccctccgtctggaaatacttgtcgtagGAATGTatacaaatgaatgtatctagaactaaaatacatctagatacattcatttcttggacaagtattttcgacggagggagtagtacatatgACAGTATTTTGGACGGTCTGCTGGAGATACTATACCACACCCTTTGCGCCCCttggtatttttttttcttttagaaacagTATTTTCTTCCTCAAGTTTTGGAATTTGGTTCAAATTTGACTCACATACTAGTAACATTCAAGAGATAAGATTGTTCCTGCAATAATGCCTAAATCTTGAAGCATATAGGCATCATCGGTTATCGGCTGAGGTTGATATTTCCACCGACAACATGAACAAATAAAATTACATTAAAATAGGTATAGCTAGATTCCCACAGGTGACTTTTGGTTATAGTTCCTtgtaagaaagaaagaaagaaagaaagaaagaaagaagcaaGGTAGTGTAGTAGAGATATGGACAGAGAGAATCAAATTGGGTGATGAGACGGCCCTATCCTTATTCCTCTTCCCTAGGCGGTGGTCCCTCGGTTGCTCGCCTCCATCCTTTGCCAAAGTGCCTGTACCTATACGTGCGTGCAGCATctcttctcctccttcctcctgcCTATAAATAGGCCTCCACGCCCCTCCATTATTCCTCAAGCCAGCAAGAAGCACACAAGAAGCTCATAGCCAATCAAAGCCTCTCCATCTCCGAAGCTCCAACCGAACCGAGGATGTCTTGCTGCGGAGGAAACTGCGGCTGCGGCACCGCCTGCAAGTGCGGCAACGGCTGCGGCGGCTGCAACATGTAcccggaggccgaggccgccggcGCCACCCTCCTCGtctccgccaccgccacccacaAGGCGTACGTCCCTTCTCCTTCCTCATATATCATGCACTCGATCGTAACAATATGACTGTATGTTGATCTTGGTATGGGTGGGGTACGTGCAGGAGCTCCGGCGGCATGGAGATGGCGGCCGAGAACGGCGGCTGCGGCTGCACCCAGTGCAAGTGCGGCACCAGCTGCGGCTGCTCCTGCTGCAGCTgctagatcattgatcatcgatcATGCATGCACCGCGCGTGCAGCATCGATCATATCGATCTACTACTACCATACCATGTAACCGCTACCTGATCGAGGGCCTTATCTATGCACCTGACCTGCATCAGCAGTCAGGTGCCATGCCATGCTTGTTGTAAACAGGCCCCCCTAAATAAAATCTCCCTGGTTTAACTATACGTGTGTGTCTGTGCTATGCATATATCATcaccttctttttctttttcttcttcttcatggctCAAAAAACACTATTTAAGAGCTGAGAGCGTTGAGAAAATTTGAAATGATCATAAGCAGAAGATTAAGATGTTGTGAGTTTTGCCCAAGAAAATGAATATCTAATAAATGTTGAAGACGTACCTGAACGGAAAATATCAGTGGATGCATCTTACCATGCATGCTGATGCTCGAAAAATAAAAAAGGATGCCGCTTTAccatatctttatctttacctaatattaaagggagaATTGTTTCTCCAGTTTTTTTCGTTTACGGTGGGACCAAAATAATTTTCGTACGTCCCAGCGGTTTCTCCCGATTCCTTTCTGTCCGAAAAAAAAACACAGCACGCACAGAtccgtaatgggccggcccattagcataCCAACAGCCCGCCCCAGCAAAAACATATCCAAGAATAAATATTGCACTGCAAGGAATTGAACCCTGCCGCTCAAGATAGACGCTAAGAGTGCTAGCCAGTAGACTAAGCAAGCCTTGGTATCTAATAAGCAGCGCAAAATTTTAAATTTAGGTAGCAGTCACGCGAGATAGTGAGAGGAAAAGATATTTTTAAATGTAAATATCTTTTGGAACGCGAAAAATTTGCAAAGTTGTTAATAAAAAACtgaatctcaaacttttttaaaagaaaaacaatatttctatttttattttattttttgaaaccTAATTATTTTTTAAAACAAGGAGGTACTGATGTGATTATTTTTGAAATTAGCAAACATTTTAAAAACACAAATATGTTTTGAACTTTAAATTTGTAAAGGCAAATATTTtttaaaacatgtttttttttaaaATGGGAGGTACTGTAGCTAAATTGCTTTAATCTATACCTATTAATAAAACTTGGCGAATATTTTAAATATGCGCACCTGATGGATTGTTTTAGTTCAGTTTATTAAACTAGGGACATGGAAGGAATCTTTTTCTCTGTCGCGTCTTCACGTACGACCAGTTTCACTCAGCCCAGTGACTCCCGTCAAAATGCATGAGGAGTCCAACTAAGGTTTCATGGTCTATCTGATACAAACTACTCAATTTATATGATGACACATACATATAGTATGTGCAGTGCTTTTtcctactccctttgt
The Triticum dicoccoides isolate Atlit2015 ecotype Zavitan chromosome 3A, WEW_v2.0, whole genome shotgun sequence genome window above contains:
- the LOC119270772 gene encoding metallothionein-like protein 2C, translated to MSCCGGNCGCGTACKCGNGCGGCNMYPEAEAAGATLLVSATATHKASSGGMEMAAENGGCGCTQCKCGTSCGCSCCSC